A stretch of Polypterus senegalus isolate Bchr_013 chromosome 3, ASM1683550v1, whole genome shotgun sequence DNA encodes these proteins:
- the slc35b2 gene encoding adenosine 3'-phospho 5'-phosphosulfate transporter 1 isoform X1 — MTSKDIKTGMKRTLLWKWRLWPVLFVMILPMVQSAEEETLQQGSWSDSWILKFFLNLGGYATIIIPGYILIQYFKKINYLETGSGICFPVIKNCIFGSDPKLSNQEELSSTFKNETTESSSMKQALKLLFCAVGLQISYLTWGVLQERVMTRTYGTTETDLGEKFKDSQFLVFMNRILALTVAGVYCAFTKQPRHGAPMYKYSFASLSNILSSWCQYEALKYISFPTQVLAKASKVIPVMLMGKIVSRKSYEYWEYFTAVLISVGVSMFLLFSETNKHPSKVTTFSGLIILTGYIAFDSFTSNWQDNLFKYKMSSVQMMFGVNLFSCLFTVGSLLEQGAFFESVKFMSRHSEFTFHALLLSVCSACGQLFIFYTISQFGAAVFTIIMTLRQAIAILLSCFIYGHTITLFGGLGVVIVFLALFLRVYARSRMKKRMKKTAFSQTPVQKV; from the exons GCTGTGGCCTGTGTTGTTTGTAATGATCCTTCCAATGGTGCAGTCTGCAGAAGAGGAAACCTTGCAGCAGGGATCCTGGAGTGATAGctggattttaaaattttttctaaaTCTTGGTGGCTATGCTACAATCATAATTCCTGGCTACATTTTAATCCAGTACTTTAAGAAAATAAACTACTTGGAAACAG gTAGTGGTATTTGCTTTCCTGTTatcaaaaattgcatttttggaAGTGATCCCAAGCTATCTAACCAAGAAGAACTGTCTTCaacctttaaaaatgaaacaacagaaTCATCCTCCATGAAGCAGGCACTTAAACTTCTGTTTTGTGCTGTAGGCTTACAG ATTTCCTATTTGACATGGGGTGTCTTACAAGAACGTGTCATGACGAGAACATATGGAACCACTGAGACTGACCTTGGAGAAAAATTTAAGGATTCCCAGTTTTTGGTTTTTATGAACCGCATTTTGGCATTAACTGTAGCTGGTGTCTACTGTGCCTTCACCAAGCAGCCTCGACATGGAGCACCCATGTACAAATATTCATTTGCCTCTCTCTCTAACATCTTGAGCAGCTGGTGTCAGTATGAAGCTCTTAAATACATCAGTTTTCCAACACAAGTACTGGCAAAGGCATCAAAAGTCATCCCCGTAATGCTGATGGGAAAGATTGTATCTCGGAAGAGCTATGAATATTGGGAGTACTTTACAGCAGTCTTAATTTCAGTAGGAGTCAGTATGTTTTTGCTTTTCAGTGAAACAAATAAGCACCCATCCAAAGTCACTACCTTTTCTGGCCTCATCATTCTCACTGGTTACATCGCATTTGATAGCTTCACTTCCAATTGGCAAGATAACCTTTTTAAGTACAAGATGTCTTCTGTGCAAATGATGTTTGGAGTCAACCTCTTCTCTTGCCTTTTCACTGTTGGTTCTCTTCTGGAACAGGGTGCTTTTTTTGAATCTGTCAAATTCATGAGTCGTCACTCGGAGTTCACGTTCCACGCATTGCTTCTTTCTGTCTGCTCGGCTTGTGGCCAGCtattcattttctacacaattaGCCAGTTTGGTGCTGCTGTTTTTACCATCATAATGACATTACGACAGGCCATTGCCATTCTTCTGTCTTGTTTTATCTATGGTCACACTATCACATTATTTGGTGGTCTAGGCGTGGTGATTGTCTTCTTAGCACTCTTCTTACGAGTTTATGCCCGTAGTCGAAtgaagaagagaatgaaaaaaacTGCATTCAGTCAAACACCAGTTCAAAAGGTGTAA
- the slc35b2 gene encoding adenosine 3'-phospho 5'-phosphosulfate transporter 1 isoform X2, with translation MKQALKLLFCAVGLQISYLTWGVLQERVMTRTYGTTETDLGEKFKDSQFLVFMNRILALTVAGVYCAFTKQPRHGAPMYKYSFASLSNILSSWCQYEALKYISFPTQVLAKASKVIPVMLMGKIVSRKSYEYWEYFTAVLISVGVSMFLLFSETNKHPSKVTTFSGLIILTGYIAFDSFTSNWQDNLFKYKMSSVQMMFGVNLFSCLFTVGSLLEQGAFFESVKFMSRHSEFTFHALLLSVCSACGQLFIFYTISQFGAAVFTIIMTLRQAIAILLSCFIYGHTITLFGGLGVVIVFLALFLRVYARSRMKKRMKKTAFSQTPVQKV, from the exons ATGAAGCAGGCACTTAAACTTCTGTTTTGTGCTGTAGGCTTACAG ATTTCCTATTTGACATGGGGTGTCTTACAAGAACGTGTCATGACGAGAACATATGGAACCACTGAGACTGACCTTGGAGAAAAATTTAAGGATTCCCAGTTTTTGGTTTTTATGAACCGCATTTTGGCATTAACTGTAGCTGGTGTCTACTGTGCCTTCACCAAGCAGCCTCGACATGGAGCACCCATGTACAAATATTCATTTGCCTCTCTCTCTAACATCTTGAGCAGCTGGTGTCAGTATGAAGCTCTTAAATACATCAGTTTTCCAACACAAGTACTGGCAAAGGCATCAAAAGTCATCCCCGTAATGCTGATGGGAAAGATTGTATCTCGGAAGAGCTATGAATATTGGGAGTACTTTACAGCAGTCTTAATTTCAGTAGGAGTCAGTATGTTTTTGCTTTTCAGTGAAACAAATAAGCACCCATCCAAAGTCACTACCTTTTCTGGCCTCATCATTCTCACTGGTTACATCGCATTTGATAGCTTCACTTCCAATTGGCAAGATAACCTTTTTAAGTACAAGATGTCTTCTGTGCAAATGATGTTTGGAGTCAACCTCTTCTCTTGCCTTTTCACTGTTGGTTCTCTTCTGGAACAGGGTGCTTTTTTTGAATCTGTCAAATTCATGAGTCGTCACTCGGAGTTCACGTTCCACGCATTGCTTCTTTCTGTCTGCTCGGCTTGTGGCCAGCtattcattttctacacaattaGCCAGTTTGGTGCTGCTGTTTTTACCATCATAATGACATTACGACAGGCCATTGCCATTCTTCTGTCTTGTTTTATCTATGGTCACACTATCACATTATTTGGTGGTCTAGGCGTGGTGATTGTCTTCTTAGCACTCTTCTTACGAGTTTATGCCCGTAGTCGAAtgaagaagagaatgaaaaaaacTGCATTCAGTCAAACACCAGTTCAAAAGGTGTAA